From Gemmatimonadaceae bacterium:
CATGGTTGAAACCACGCACTTCGACGCGATCGTCGTCGGCTCGGGAATCAGCGGAGGCTGGGCCGCGAAGGAGCTCACCGAGCACGGCCTGAAAACGCTCGTGCTCGAGGCGGGCGGCCCGATCGATCCGAATACCGATTTCGTCGAGCACGTGCAGCCGTGGCAGATGCACTTCCGCGGCATGGGCGACCGCAAGGCGCTCGAGCGCGACTATCCGGTTCAGCGTGGCTGCTACGCGTGCGATGAGATGGGCCACAAGTTCTTCGTGAAGGACGCGGAGAATCCGTACACCACGCCCGATAACGCGCCGTTCAAGTGGTTCCGTGGCCGACAGGTTGGCGGGCGTTCGATCACGTGGGGTAGGCAAGTCTATCGCTGGAGCGATCTGGATTTCGGCGCGAATGCACGGGACGGCCACGGCAACGATTGGCCGATTCGTTACCAGGACATCGCGCCGTGGTACTCGCATGTCGAGCGCTTCATCGGCGTGACCGGCGCGCCCGAGGGATTGTCGCAGCTGCCGGATGGCGAATTTCTCCCCGCGATGCCGATGACCGTCGTCGAGGAATACGCGCGACCCAAGATCCTTTCGAAGTTCGGCGGCGAGCGCGTGATGACGATCGGCCGCGCGGCGATCCTGACGCAGAATCACAACGGCCGCCTGGCGTGCCACTACTGCGGCCCGTGCGAGCGCGGCTGCATCACGCACTCGTACTTCAATAGTCTTGGCTCGACGTTGCCCGCGGCGCGCACGACGGGCAATCTCACGCTGCGGCCGAACAGCGTCGTGGCCGAAGTGTTGTACGATCCGAAGCGCGGTCGCGCGCGCGGCGTGCGTGTGATCGACGCCAACACGATGCAGTCGCGTGAATACACGGCGCGTGTCGTATTTCTATGTGCGTCGGCGATCGAGTCGGTGCGTCTCCTGTTGAACTCGAAGAGCACGCGCTTTCCGGACGGCCTCGCGAACTCGAGCGGCATTCTGGGCCGCTACGTGATGGATCATCACTATGGATCAGGGGCGTCGGGAACCGTGCCGGGCTTCACCGACAGGCGCACGACGGGGCGGAGGCCGAACGGCATCTACATCGCGCGATTCCGCAATGTGAAATCCCAGCATCCGGACTTTCTGCGCGGCTACGGCATGCAGGGCGGATCGGGCCGCGATGGGTGGGGCCGCGGCGGGCGGATGCCGGGCTACGGCACCGACTTCAAGAATTCTCTCATCAACGAGCTGGGTCCCTGGTCGCTGTCGGCGTCGGGATGGGGTGAGACGCTGCCCAACGAAGCCAATCGTGTGACGCTCGACGACACCGTGAAGGACAAGTGGGGCGTGCCGTCGGCGCGCATCGAGGTGCGGTGGCGCGACAATGAAAAGGCAATGGACAAGGACATGCAGACCGCGATGGCCGAGATGCTGGACGCCGCGGGCTGCACGAACATCCGCACGCATGGCTCGAGCAATCCGCCGGGCCACTGCATTCACGAGATGGGCGGCGCGCGCATGAGCAAGACGGCGAACGACGGTGTGCTCAATCGCTGGAATCAGGCGTGGGACGTCAAGAACCTGTTCATCACCGACGGCGCGTGCATGGCGAGCAACGGGTGTCAGAATCCGAGCATTACGTACATGGCGTTGACGGCGCGGGCGGTGGATCATGCGGTGCGGGAGATGAAGGCAGGCGCGCTGTGAGCGGTGGGCGCTGGGCGATGGGCGCTGGGCGGGTCGATGTCTGACCGGCGGAGCGTTCTGCGTGCGATGGCTTCCGCGGTGGCGGCGACCGCGCTCGGCACGACGAAATCGGTCGCCCAGCGCCCATCGCCCATCGCCCATCGCGTACGGCAGTCGTTGTCGCGCTGGTGCTACGCCCGGATCCCCCTCGACGACCTCTGCGAGACCGCGAAGAGCATCGGCTACGCCTCGGTCGAGCTGCTCGACGAAAAGGATTGGAGCGTGGTGAAGAGTCACGGCCTGGCGTGCGCCATGGCCAACGGTTTCGGCTCGATTCCCGTCGGCTTCAATCGGCCGGATCATCACGACAAGCTCGTCGCCGATGCCGAGGCGCTGCTTCCCAAAGCGGCGGCGGCGGGGGTGCCGAACATCGTCTGCTTCAGTGGCAATCGCGCGGGTTTGTCCGACGGCGAAGGCATCGCGAATTGCGTCGCGGGCCTCAAGCGGGTGACGCCGGCGGCCGAGCAGCACGGCGTGACGCTCTGCCTCGAGGTGCTGAACAGCAAGGTCGATCACAAGGACTACCAGGCCGATCACACGGCCTGGGCCGCCGAGGTGGTGAAGGGCGTCGATTCGCCGCGATTAAAGATCTTATATGATATTTATCATATGCAGATCATGGAAGGCGACATCATCCGGACCATCCGGACCTATTACCCGTTCATCGGCCACTTCCATACCGGCGGCGTGCCGGGCCGGAACGAGATCGACGACACGCAGGAGCTCAATTACCATCGCGTCATGCAGGCAATCGCCGACCTGGGATACACCGGCTACGTCGGCCAGGAGTTCGTGCCCAAAGGCGACCCGGTCGCCGGCATGAAGCAGGCGTTCGAGATCTGTAACGTCTGATCGCGCCGGCGCGCCTCGACCCTCAGGTGCCGAGCTGCCGGCTCGGCAACGTCAGCGCGAAGCGCGATCCCTTGCCGACCGCGCTCAACACCGCCACGTCGCCGCCCATCATGCGCGCCAGCCGGCGGCTGATCGCCAGCCCCAGTCCCGTTCCGCCGTGCGTGCGCGTGTAGACATGTCCCGTCTGCGTAAACGGCTCGAAGATTCGATCGAGCTCTTCGCGCGGAATTCCGACGCCGGTGTCCTCGCAGACGAACACCACCGTCCCCGGAATGTCGTTCGCCGGGGAGCACATCAAGTGCACCGAGCCGCCGCTTGGCGTGAACTTGATGGCGTTCGAGAGCAGGTTCACGAGGATCTGACGCACGCGCAGCGGATCGCCCAGGTAGTTGATCGCGTTCCGGCACGTGTGGTCGAGCGTGAGGCCGCGATCGAGCGCGTCCTGGCGCACGAGCGATACTGCTTCGTTCATCACTTCCTGCGCGGACGCGATCTGCACGGTGACCGCCAGCCCTCCCGCCTCGATGCGCGAGAGGTCGAGCACGTCGTCGATCAATTGTCGCAGATGCTCCGTACTCTTGCGGATGCGCTCGAGATAGCCGGCCTGCAACGGGGTCGGCGCCCCGACAATGCCCATCTGTAAGAGATCCGTGAAGCCGACGATCGCGTTGAGCGGCGTGCGAAGCTCGTGGCTCATCGTCGCCAGGAACGACGATTTTGCTTCGCTCGCCGCTTCGGCATCGGCGCGCGCCGTCTCGAGCGCTTCACGCGTTCGCGTGCTGTCGAGCGCCAGCCCGACTCCCTTCCCGAATGTCCGCAGACTCGCCACAAAGTCGGCCGAGAAACTACGCTCGGCGGCGTACGTGTAGGTGAGCGCGCCGATCATTCGGCCACCGACGCGCACCGGCATCGAGATGCCCGACGCGACCCCGCTGCGCTCGACCAGCTCGATGAGATTCGGATATCGCGCGATGAGCGACGCTTGATCCTCGAACACCACGGTCTCGCCCGAGCGAATCGCGTCGGCCGGCGGGAACGGCGCGTCGGCCGGCAACTCCTGGTACTGCGTCGCCAGGCCGTCGGGCATCGCGTGATAGCGCTCGAGACGAATCAACGATTCGTCGTCGCTCAGCAGCCACAGCGACGCGTGGTCGGCGCCAACCGCGACGCGGCCTTCCTCGACCGCGATCTCCGCCACATCCCGCGGCGCCGGCGCGTGCGAGAGCGAGAGCGTGAGCGCATGCAGATGCGCCAGCAGCTCGGCGCGCTGCTCCGCCAGCGAGCGCGACTCTTCGGCGAGAACCAGCGACGCCGCCAGCTCCGCATTCGTGCGCTCGAGCTCATGGGCAAGCGCGTGGGCTTGCGCGCTGTGTTTCTCGAGCTCGTTCGCCTGCTCCTCGAGCAGCAGCTGCTGCTGAATCATTTCGGTGACGTCGCGAATGACGTTCACGATGAACTGCGTCTCGCCAAGCTTGCCGTCGTTGCGCACGGCGTACGCGCGCACTTCGGACCACCGTTCGCGGCCGGTGGCGCGTTCGCGCACGCGAAGTACGGCGTCGGCGTGGCCGCGCTGAATGGCGACACGTCCGGGCAGTCCCTCGATCGGAAGCGGAACGCCGCTGGCGTCGCACACCTCGAACCGGCGGAGGTAGTCGCCGACCGGGGCGGCGAGCAGGGCGGCGGCGGAGTCGTAGCCGCTCATTCGCGCGCCACGCTCGTTCGCGTAGACGAGCCGCCCGCGCATGTCCTGCACCGTAATGCCGTCGCGAAGATTCTCGACGAGCAGCGCGAACTGCGCCCACGCGGGAGTGGATGCTGGCGCGAGCGCCCCGACATTTGTTGTTCCCGACGATTCGCTGGCTGCCGGCCCGTCATCCATGCGGCGAGGGCTCCGTTCGTAAACCCCGGACGTTACACGGGCGGGTTATGCGGGGGCAAGCTCGTGGCTGAGTCCGGCTGCGGCAGCGATCCCGCGTGGGTGGTCGATTCATGATCGTGGATTCGGTCGCGATAGTTTATCTGCGAATCCCGAATAGTGAGTTTCTAATCCCGATGATCGACGACGCCGTGGCGCACCTGCGCCGCATGATCCAGATCGACACCACCAATCCGCCAGGCAACGAGCTGCCGCTGGCGAAGTACATCGAACGGACGCTCTCGGCGGCGGGAGTCGAGACGCAGCTGTTCGAGCCCGTGACGGGGCGCGCGCACCTCATCGGCCGCCTGCGCGGCGATGGAAGCGCGCCGCCGATTCTCATCACCGCGCACATGGACGTGGTGGGTGTCGAGCGCGAGTCGTGGAGCGTCGATCCGTTCGGCGGTGAGATTCGTCATGGCGCGCTCTATGGCCGCGGCGCGATCGACGACAAGGGCATGCTGGCGGCGAATCTCGCGGCGATGCTTGCCGCCAAGCGCGACGTCGACGCCGGGCGGCTCAGGCTTCGCCGCGACGTCATCTTCGCGGCGACGTCCGACGAGGAAACCGGCGGCGCGTATGGGTTGGGATGGATGATCGCGAATCATCCCGACGCCATCCGCGCCGAGTATGCGTTGAACGAGGGCGGGCGAATTCGCATCGTCGATGGGAAGCCGCTGTACGCCGCGGTGCAGACGACCGAGAAGGCGGCGCACGTCGTGACGATCACGGCGCATGGGCCGAGCGGGCACGCGTCTGTGCCGCTCGCGGGGAACGCTGTCGCGCGGCTGGCGAGGGCCGTTGCCATCGTTACGGCGCATCAAGAGCCGGTGCGACTCATTCCCACCGTGCGCGAATTCTTCGCGCGGCTGAGCGCCATCTGGCCAGAGGCGAATGTCGCGGCGGCGATGCGCGACGTCGGCGCGGACGACAAGAGTGTCGCCGAGCGCGGATACGCCGAGCTCTGTCGGTTGCCGATGTACAACGCGGTGCTGCGCACGGGAATCTCGGCGACGGTGATGTCGGCGGGCATGCGCCACAATGTGATTCCGGCCGAGGCCACAGCGACGCTCAGCGTGCGGACGTTGCCGCGCGATTCGATCGACGACGTGGTCCATAGGCTGCAGGCTATGGTTGCCGACGATGCCGTGACGATCGCGGTGACGTCGCGTGGAACCGATGCGCCGGCGTCCGATCATCAATCGCCGATGTTCGCCGCGATTCGGGACGCCGTTACGTCGCTCGACCCGTCGATCGTGACGGTGCCGTACATGAGCACGGGAGCAACGGAGAGCGCGCAGCTGCGCGCCTGGGGCGTGCAGACGTTCGGCCTGCTGCCGTTTCCCCTCGATGCGGATGATGAATCACGCATGCATGGAAACGACGAGCGCGTGCCGTTGAACTCGTTGGAGTTCGGCACGCGGCTCGTGTTTGACGTGGTGCGGCGAATGGCTGTCATTCCGAGCGAAGCGAGGAATCTGACGTCCTGGTAGAGTCACTATTCTCTCTACCAACCTGCAAGATTCCTCGCCTGCGGCTCGGAATGACGATGCTACTTCGTCGCCGAAGCCAGCCGATGGATCTCGTTCGCCAGCGTCTTCACCCGCTCCGGATCGCGCGCGGCGTCGACATATCCGTCAACCTTGGCGCCGAGTGCCTGAAGCGACTTGGCACGTGCGGCGCCGCTCTGCTTTTCGGCCGCCGTGAGCGCCTGATCGATCGCCGACGTGCGGTCGCTCGACAAGCCGTTATTGCGCACGAGCTGATCGAGATACGAGCGAACGACTGGGAACGCCGCCGGCCATGTGACGTGCGGCTGGCTCTGCGGAT
This genomic window contains:
- a CDS encoding GMC family oxidoreductase; this encodes MVETTHFDAIVVGSGISGGWAAKELTEHGLKTLVLEAGGPIDPNTDFVEHVQPWQMHFRGMGDRKALERDYPVQRGCYACDEMGHKFFVKDAENPYTTPDNAPFKWFRGRQVGGRSITWGRQVYRWSDLDFGANARDGHGNDWPIRYQDIAPWYSHVERFIGVTGAPEGLSQLPDGEFLPAMPMTVVEEYARPKILSKFGGERVMTIGRAAILTQNHNGRLACHYCGPCERGCITHSYFNSLGSTLPAARTTGNLTLRPNSVVAEVLYDPKRGRARGVRVIDANTMQSREYTARVVFLCASAIESVRLLLNSKSTRFPDGLANSSGILGRYVMDHHYGSGASGTVPGFTDRRTTGRRPNGIYIARFRNVKSQHPDFLRGYGMQGGSGRDGWGRGGRMPGYGTDFKNSLINELGPWSLSASGWGETLPNEANRVTLDDTVKDKWGVPSARIEVRWRDNEKAMDKDMQTAMAEMLDAAGCTNIRTHGSSNPPGHCIHEMGGARMSKTANDGVLNRWNQAWDVKNLFITDGACMASNGCQNPSITYMALTARAVDHAVREMKAGAL
- a CDS encoding TIM barrel protein, with translation MSDRRSVLRAMASAVAATALGTTKSVAQRPSPIAHRVRQSLSRWCYARIPLDDLCETAKSIGYASVELLDEKDWSVVKSHGLACAMANGFGSIPVGFNRPDHHDKLVADAEALLPKAAAAGVPNIVCFSGNRAGLSDGEGIANCVAGLKRVTPAAEQHGVTLCLEVLNSKVDHKDYQADHTAWAAEVVKGVDSPRLKILYDIYHMQIMEGDIIRTIRTYYPFIGHFHTGGVPGRNEIDDTQELNYHRVMQAIADLGYTGYVGQEFVPKGDPVAGMKQAFEICNV
- a CDS encoding ATP-binding protein, whose product is MDDGPAASESSGTTNVGALAPASTPAWAQFALLVENLRDGITVQDMRGRLVYANERGARMSGYDSAAALLAAPVGDYLRRFEVCDASGVPLPIEGLPGRVAIQRGHADAVLRVRERATGRERWSEVRAYAVRNDGKLGETQFIVNVIRDVTEMIQQQLLLEEQANELEKHSAQAHALAHELERTNAELAASLVLAEESRSLAEQRAELLAHLHALTLSLSHAPAPRDVAEIAVEEGRVAVGADHASLWLLSDDESLIRLERYHAMPDGLATQYQELPADAPFPPADAIRSGETVVFEDQASLIARYPNLIELVERSGVASGISMPVRVGGRMIGALTYTYAAERSFSADFVASLRTFGKGVGLALDSTRTREALETARADAEAASEAKSSFLATMSHELRTPLNAIVGFTDLLQMGIVGAPTPLQAGYLERIRKSTEHLRQLIDDVLDLSRIEAGGLAVTVQIASAQEVMNEAVSLVRQDALDRGLTLDHTCRNAINYLGDPLRVRQILVNLLSNAIKFTPSGGSVHLMCSPANDIPGTVVFVCEDTGVGIPREELDRIFEPFTQTGHVYTRTHGGTGLGLAISRRLARMMGGDVAVLSAVGKGSRFALTLPSRQLGT
- a CDS encoding M20/M25/M40 family metallo-hydrolase, which produces MIDDAVAHLRRMIQIDTTNPPGNELPLAKYIERTLSAAGVETQLFEPVTGRAHLIGRLRGDGSAPPILITAHMDVVGVERESWSVDPFGGEIRHGALYGRGAIDDKGMLAANLAAMLAAKRDVDAGRLRLRRDVIFAATSDEETGGAYGLGWMIANHPDAIRAEYALNEGGRIRIVDGKPLYAAVQTTEKAAHVVTITAHGPSGHASVPLAGNAVARLARAVAIVTAHQEPVRLIPTVREFFARLSAIWPEANVAAAMRDVGADDKSVAERGYAELCRLPMYNAVLRTGISATVMSAGMRHNVIPAEATATLSVRTLPRDSIDDVVHRLQAMVADDAVTIAVTSRGTDAPASDHQSPMFAAIRDAVTSLDPSIVTVPYMSTGATESAQLRAWGVQTFGLLPFPLDADDESRMHGNDERVPLNSLEFGTRLVFDVVRRMAVIPSEARNLTSW